From the genome of Carassius gibelio isolate Cgi1373 ecotype wild population from Czech Republic chromosome A16, carGib1.2-hapl.c, whole genome shotgun sequence, one region includes:
- the LOC128030168 gene encoding uncharacterized protein LOC128030168: protein MSHSSDEDAIKKKMKLTFDYRRNMVLDPMQSSDILTVFPRFKDIKGLIEQDFVLMFGEGVSGKLLENWTTAFKKKVIQQCKKLPSTSDLEELLLAAESPTGDSEEGANFVWDSELASIILLLHLIPPSAQGRKRPGKVSASQAEKHLVVFKKSGTNIEEHLREIAAIAQPYLLAVGPQKSSIHQYFIILDQHAIPCKSASSLGAFDELFKAHFVFGTSYNIMLHNMYTFIQTTVYNIDVGKVKESPRVAAVRARLLS from the exons ATGAGCCATTCTTCTGATGAGGACGCCATCAAGAAGAAAATGAAATTGACATTCGACTATCGCCGCAACATGGTTCTTGACCCCATGCAGTCAAGTGATATATTGACGGTCTTTCCACGATTCAAAGACATTAAAGGCTTG ATTGAGCAAGACTTTGTTCTGATGTTTGGAGAAGGAGTGTCAGGAAAGCTACTGGAGAACTGGACCACTGCATTCAAGAAAAAAGTGATTCAGCAGTGCAAAAAGCTTCCCAGCACCAGTGATTTGGAAGAACTTCTACTAGCAGCTGAATCTCCTACTGGTGACTCAGAAGAGGGTGCTAATTTTG TTTGGGACAGTGAACTCGCTTCAATTATACTTCTGTTGCATCTGATCCCACCTTCTGCCCAAGGCCGGAAAAGACCAGGAAAGGTATCTGCCTCTCAAGCAGAGAAACACCTTGTTGTCTTTAAgaag AGTGGAACAAACATTGAGGAGCATCTTCGAGAAATTGCAGCTATTGCTCAGCCCTACCTCCTGGCCGTGGGACCTCAGAAGAGTTCAATTCACCAGTACTTCATCATTCTTGATCAGCATGCCATTCCATGCAAGTCAGCCTCTTCTCTTGGTGCTTTTGACGAGCTGTTTAAGGCACACTTTGTTTTTGGCACCTCTTACAACATTATGCTACACAACATGTACACTTTCATTCAGACCACTGTGTACAACATAGATGTTGGCAAAGTGAAAGAGAGTCCTCGTGTTGCTGCGGTTAGAGCAAGGTTGCTTAGTTAG
- the LOC128030225 gene encoding uncharacterized protein LOC128030225, protein MLVKVKLGDAQKFVKITELSLEEFLSAAFLKFGVPAVPENVKVFDESGTEVDGDVFEDVVRDPSVGVLTIKHGADLDSASPQASHEQSNLSRTPSVDSSDSQDTVIIEETSSSKRMRLDEEAKKLVETILVQKPGGECIITEYNRTKSLGDETRRKMVNILAAHMTEKNGTSPTRQVKEKYARGIVALFPYLSDPFSKNGYVSVRFEF, encoded by the exons ATGCTGGTTAAGGTGAAACTTGGGGATGCCCAAAAATTTGTCAAGATAACTGAGCTGAGCCTGGAGGAATTTCTATCTGctg catttttaaaGTTTGGTGTCCCAGCTGTACCAGAGAATGTGAAGGTTTTTGATGAGTCAGGGACTGAGGTGGATGGTGATGTTTTTGAGGATGTAGTCAGAGATCCCTCAGTTGGAGTTCTTACCATAAAACATGGTGCag ACTTGGATTCTGCTTCTCCACAAGCCTCTCATGAGCAGTCAAATCTGTCCCGTACTCCATCCGTGGACTCCAGTGACTCACAGGACACAGTCATTATTGAAGAAACTTCCTCAAGTAAACGAATGAGGCTAGACGAAGAAGCTAAAAAG TTGGTGGAAACCATTCTTGTCCAGAAACCTGGTGGGGAGTGTATAATAACGGAGTACAACCGAACTAAGTCTTTGGGGGATGAAACAAGGAGGAAAATGGTTAATATCTTGGCAGCTCACATGACAGAAAAGAATGG TACGTCACCAACAAGGCAGGTGAAAGAAAAATATGCAAGAGGAATTGTGGCTTTGTTCCCGTACCTCAGTGACCCCTTTTCCAAAAATGGCTACGTTAGTGTCCGCTTTGAATTCTAA